A window of Bombus terrestris chromosome 4, iyBomTerr1.2, whole genome shotgun sequence genomic DNA:
gTGTTTCGCAAATCTCGCGATAGCAATATGGAATTAGATTATGATTCATTAATTCGTCGGTAATTTACTTCTTTATAATAGTGATTTGCGATTTCGCGTGAAATAGCTTTTAATTGCAATCATGTatgattatgtattttttattctacattcTAGATAAACTGCATTTAACTAATCCATTTCTCCCATCTTCCTGAAGCTGATGAAATTAATTCCTAGcgagaaatataatttagttcaataacaatttttattaaattttcagattAGATAAAAATCAATGTGGAACACTTTTATgcttatttatcttaaattaattattaaatatgtttaatatgaaattatattaaaagctCCCtccaataatttttatacattaaagttatttaaagaataagaataagataataagatatataattgcaatttatagaatatttagatatatttcaAGTAAAGAGATGTTTCTCAGTAAGATAATTTGTTtttgtcattttcttttttctagctTACAGCTGTTGGGATTAATGCTAATAATGTCAGCTTTAACACACTCACAATGGAATctgataaatttatttgtgtTCGAGAAAAAGTTGGCGATACTGCACAGGTAGTTATTATCGATATGAATGATTCTGCAAATCCAATCAGGAGACCTATTTCTGCAGATTCTGCGATCATGAATCCTGCAAGTAAAGTAATAGCTTTAAAaggtaataattaatataaaataaatacatggaacttaataataaatttaataatatgttttaTTCTTACTATTAGCAATGAAAACTCTGCAGATTTTTAACATAGAAATGAAATCAAAAATGAAAGCTCACACAATGACAGAAGATGTAGTCTTTTGGAAGTGGATATCATTAAATACTTTGGCATTGGTAACAGAAACTGCAGTTTATCACTGGTCGATGGAAGGAGAATCTACACCGAATAAAATGTTTGACAGACATTCGTCACTAAATGGCtgtcaaataattaattatagaacTGATCCAAAACAAACATGGCTATTATTGATTGGTATTTCTGCTCAGCACAATAGAGTGGTTGGTGCTATGCAACTTTATTCTGTTGAGAGAAAATGTTCTCAACCAATCGAAGGACATGCTGCTTCTTTTGCCCAATTTAAAATGGAAGGAAATGCAGAACCAAGTAACTTATTTTGTTTTGCTGTTAGAACAGTACAAGGTGCAAAGCTCCATATTATCGAAGTAGGTCAACCTCCTGCTGGTAATCATCCTTTCCCAAAGAAAGCAGTAGATGTTTTTTTCCCACCAGAAGCTGGAAATGACTTTCCTGTTGCTATGCAAGTCAGCTCaaagtatgatgttatatatttaataacaaagtatggctatatacatatgtatgataTTGAATCTGCTACATGTATATTTATGAATCGCATATCTGGAGAAACTATTTTTGTCACTGCACCGCATGAAGCATCTGGTGGTATAATAGGAGTAAATCGAAAAGGTCAAGTATTATCTGTATCCGTCGATGAAGAAAACATAATTCCATATATAAATGGAGTACTACAAAATTCCGAACTTGCATTGCGAATGGCTGTAAGAAATAATTTGTCAGGAGCTGAAGACTTGTTCGTcaagaaatttaatttgcttTTTCAAAATGGTCAATACGCGGAAGCAGCCAAAGTTGCAGCAAACGCTCCAAAAGGAATACTTCGAACTCCGGCGACTATTCAACGGTTCCAACAGGTACCAACTACGCAAGGACAAACATCACCCTTATTGCAATATTTTGGAATACTTCTAGATCAAggacaattaaataaatatgaatcttTAGAATTATGTCGTCCAGTGCTTGTACAAGGTCGTAAGCAACTTCTTGAGAAATggttgaaagaagataaattagAATGTAGCGAAGAATTGGGTGACTTAGTGAAACAAGCTGATCCAACTTTAGCTCTTAGTGTTTATTTAAGAGCTAATGTCCCTAATAAAGTTATACAATGTTTTGCAGAAACTGGACAATTCCAGAAAATTGTATTGTATGCTAAGAAAGTTTCTTATACCCctgattatatatttttgttaaggAATGTCATGAGAATTAATCCAGATCAGGGTGTAGCATTCGCCCAGATGTTGGTCCAAGATGATGAACCCTTAGCCGATATCAACCAAATTGTGGATATATTCATGGAACAAAACATGGTTCAACAATGTACAGCATTTTTATTGGATGCTTTAAAAAATAATCGGCCAAGTGAAGGAGCTTTACAAACACGACTTTTAGAAATGAACTTAATGTCTGCTCCACAAGTTGCTGATGCAATCTTAGGAAATCAAATGTTTACACACTATGACAGAGCTCACATTGCACAGTTATGTGAAAAAGCTGGCTTATTACAACGTGCTTTGGAACATTACACCGATTTATATGACATTAAGAGAGCTGTAGTACATACACATTTACTTTCTCCGGATTGGCTTGTTGGATTTTTTGGAACATTATCAGTTGAAGATTCTTTGGAATGTTTGAAGGCAATGTTGACTGCTAACATAAGACAGAATTTACAAATCTGTATTCAAATTGCAACAAAATATCATGAACAGTTGACTACTAAGGCACTGATAGGTATTTATAATTTgctaataatgttattttaaacACATATTGATTtgtgttatttatattactatGTATTGGTTTATTTACTTCATATCATCATTATTTTCAGATCTATTTGAAAGTTTTAAATCATATGAGGGACTGTTTTATTTCCTGGGATCTATTGTTAATTTCAGTCAAGATCAAGAagtacattttaaatatattcaagcAGCATGTAAAACTGGACAAATTAAAGAAGTGGAACGAATTTGTAGAGAAAGTAATTGTTACAATCCGGAACGTGTAAAAAATTTCCTCAAAGAGGCAAAATTATCTGATCAGTTACCTTTGATCATTGTTTGTGATCGATTCGATTTCGTACATGATCTTGTACTGTATCTCTAccgaaataatttacaaaagtaCATAGAAATTTACGTTCAAAAAGTAAGTTTCATTAATCGTCATTCTGCATCGAATTTAATATAAGagttataaattttgtaatgatTAAACTTTATGACAAATAATAATTGCAATATAGTTTTTAGCTTTATTTATTGCAATGGTGGTTTAATTTTAGGTAAATCCGTCACGTCTACCAGTTGTAGTGGGTGGTTTACTTGATGTAGATTGCTCAGaggatataataaaaaatttaattcttgTGGTACGTGGTCAGTTCTCTACTGACGAACTTGTAGAAGAAGTTGAGAAGAGAAACCGTTTGAAGCTCTTACTTCCATGGCTGGAGTCTCGTGTCCATGAAGGTTGTGTTGAACCTGCAACGCATAATGCACTAGCAAAGATATACATTGACAGTAATAATAATCCAGAGAGATTTCTTAAGTAAGTAAATCTAAATATATCTTGACataacagaaaaatatattatataaaatgttctttattaactaaattttaattttacagagAGAATCAATTTTATGATAGTAGAGTAGTAGGAAAATATTGTGAAAAACGTGATCCACATTTAGCGTGTATTGCGTATGAGCGTGGTCAATGTGATAGGGAATTGATAAGCGTATGTAACGAAAACAGCCTTTTCAAAAGTGAAGCTAGATATTTAGTGAGACGTAGAGATCCAGATTTATGGGCTGAAGTTCTTCTTGAAAGCAACCCTTACAAAAGGCCGTTGATTGATCAGGTAAGTTTACAgtaaagaaaaatgataaaaatagcgtcaataattttttaaacatttaatgaaactttgttTCTATAATTTTAACTATGCTTGTATGCAATTGTTATGAAATTATCGAGATTTCTTTGTAGGTTGTACAAACAGCTTTATCAGAAACACAAGATCCTGAAGATATATCGGTTACTGTTAAAGCATTTATGACTGCTGATTTACCCAATGAACTAATTGAGCTTCTTGAGAAAATCGTACTCGACAGTAGTGTATTTAGTGATCATCGCAATTTACAAAATCTTTTGATTTTAACGGCAATAAAGGCTGATCGTACGCGTGTTATGGAGTACATCAATCGGCTGGATAATTATGACGCTCCTGACATTGCTAACATTGCTATTAACAATGAGTTATACGAAGAAGCTTTTGCTATCTTTAAAAAATTCGATGTGAATACGTCAGCTATCCAAGTTTTAATCGAACAGGTTAATAATTTAGACAGAGCTTACGAATTTGCTGAAAGGTGAGCTATAATGAATTGAATTTGTAGAAAGTACCTATGTATGAAATTTGTAGAAAGTACTATGTATGAAATTTAACGTGAAATAGTATATTAATGAACTGAATAACATAATTAGTAAAATGGTTGATtgtaattcattttttttaaattaatggtCTGTTCTTATAGATGTAATGAACCGCCGGTATGGTCTCAATTAGCCAGAGCACAATTACAACAAGGTTTAGTGAAAGAAGCCATAGATAGTTTTATTAAGGCTGACGATCCATCAGCTTATGTAGATGTAGTAGAAACTACTCATCGAACTTCTCATTGGGAGGATTTGGTTCGTTACTTGCAAATGGCTCGCAAAAAAGCGCGTGAATCTTTCATTGAAAGTGAATTAATTTACGCATATGCAAGAACCAATAGACTTGCAGATCTTGAAGAATTTATTTCTGGTCCTAATCATGCCGACATACAAAAGGTAAgttttatgtatacatattagacacgtaatatttatttatgtatattatctcTAAAACAGATATATTTATGtccataaatgtaaatttatattacttgTTATTAGATTGGCGATAGATGTTTCGACGACAAGATGTACGATGCTGCTAAACTTTTGTACAATAATGTATCGAATTTTGCACGATTAGCTATTACGCTTGTTCACTTAAAAGAATTCCAAGGCGCCGTTGACAGCGCTCGCAAAGCGAATTCAACTCGTACTTGGAAAGAAGTTTGTTTTGCTTGTGTGGATAGTGGAGAATTTAGATTAGCACAAATGTGTGGATTACATATAGTCGTACATGCCGATGAATTAGAAGATTTAATCAATTATTATCAAGATCGGGGGCACTTTGAGGAACTTATTAATTTATTGGAAGCTGCTTTGGGACTTGAAAGAGCGCATATGGGAATGTTCACTGAATTAGCTATACTTTATAGCAAATATAAACCTCAACGAATGCGAGAACATCTTGAACTTTTCTGGTCTCGAGTTAATATACCGAAGGTATactattaattacatttaaaatatttaaatatgaacaaaatggaaaagaatgtattatatttattaataaaatatataggtACTCCGTGCAGCAGAGCAAGCACATTTATGGGCAGAgcttgtatttttatatgataaatatgAAGAGTACGACAATGCAGTTCTTGCAATGATGCAACACCCCACTGAAGCATGGCGAGAAGGTCATTTCAAAGATGTGATTACTAAAGTGGCAAACGTTGAACTTTATTACAAAGCTATACAGTTTTATGTCGAATATAAACCCCTACTTCTGAATGATATACTACTTGTACTTGCTCCACGCATGGATCATACGAGAGCAGTTGCATATTTCAAGAGAACAGGGCATTTACAACTTGTAAAACCATACTTGAGGTCGGTTCAAGCATTaaataataaagcaattaatgAAGCATTAAACGGTCTACTTATTGACGAAGAAGATTATCAAGGACTCAGAACATCGATTGATGCGTTcgataattttgataatattgcGTTAGCACAACAACTGGAGAAACatgaattaattgaatttagAAGAATTGCTGCATACTTGTacaaaggaaataatagatggaAACAATCGGTGGAACTATGTAAAAAGGATCGATTGTTCAGGTAAGTtgcaataaaacatttaaatattctatttatatgagttttcattatttatttctattttcgttattcagtattttaattattatgttaACTGAATAGAGATGCTATGGAATATGCAGCAGAATCTCGCAATCCCGAAGTTGCTCAAGAATTATTAGAGTGGTTCTTGGAGAGAGGATCAAAGGATTGTTTCGCAGCATGTCTGTTTCATTGTTATGATTTACTTCATCCAGATGTTATTTTGGAACTTGCGTGGAGACATCGTATTTTACATTTCGCTATGCCGTATCTTATACAAGTTGCACGGGAATATATTACTAAGGTAATACCTCTCAtaattcaatatatttaattgctgacattttattattatgataatgacatatatttttttaaaaggtTGATAAACTGGAAGAAGCTGAAAGTCGCCGCATGGAAGAAACTGATCATCAAGAACATAAACCTATGATTATGCGTAAGTATTTATTTCttagtttaaatattttttaagaatttaaataaattattaaaaaaaaatatataaattataaatttttataaattgtacaTGCGTGAAGAAGGCTGTGCTATTTAAAGGaaatatttgtttctcttttgttatatgaacaatttttttataaattgatcTAGAGCAAAAAATAAAGATTTACAACTTTTCTTTGTATATATACACTAAAGCAATTTCTTATAACATATAAGTCTTATTCAacacaaaattatgtaattatttttgatataataatattagaaaaaaattcttgaagaaataacaaatatgtgttatatatattttgtatcttatcatatcatatgtattttctatttatagcgGAACCTCAGTTAATGTTGACAGCAGGACCAGGTATGATGGCACCTGGTTATGCACCACAAGGCGTTTATGGAGCACCACCGCAAGGTGTCTATGCACCACCTGCAGCGGCGTACCAGGCTTATGGTATGTGAAACACAATGTGCAACACGTTCAGTAACAGAGATCAACAAAATCTACTTTTCTATAATATCTAGGTAGAACAAGATTATTTCAATAGCtcacaattatataaaatgctaaaataatatcattaaagAGAAAAGCGTTGCCGCAAGATAATtgtaacataaataaaaataatgaattcgAAGTAAACTACGAAATATTTAAGCGCGAATTTCTAGTTTATGagtaacatttataaaataattaatttactgttgaaataattaaagagtACACATTGACCATTGTTTatggaaaaaaggaaataaccgtaataaaaacaaaaaaaatacttaaatattttgCGAATACACATCATATAACGAATCTTTAAAGGAGTATGCAATAGTAATAATTTTAGTAATCCATATTATATTGCAAAATTCTACATTCTACCAATTGAATTGGATTATTTTATgttacttcataaagtaactaTCGACATACTTTCACCGGAATATCGATGTATTGCGTACGTACGTGCCTTTGTTTAAGTATTGAAAGAAGTTTTAGtttaagataatataaaattaacaatattaaacaaaaatatttgtaagtTTCAATTCAATAAATGTGTCATGAAATTACACAGTGCTTCCTTTTtggtaaaagaaaagaagaaaattgggCTAAACATATTTAAGTGATTATTAAGAGAAATGATAAGTACTCAAAACTAACATATATTCATGTCCATCCAATGGAAAATGAAATATggtgaaaatattattctaatatataatttgtagtaataaaataaaggatCTATTTATTTAGATTCAATGAAAACGTTGTTGTCACAGTCAAATGTATGAGCCTCAAAATACCTAGCAAGATAAATAAAAGAGAGCGGCATATATCAGTACATCAGTATAACAACAGTGCAAAATAAAGCTGAGAAGTCTGTAAACTGTATGTAATGTAtctagaaatttaaatatagtaAGATATGAGATACGTTTGTATGTCTGTCATTATATAAGTTTAGTATCTGTGTGTGTTATTGTTGTGGCAtggataaataacaaatttagcATTTGATCAGGCAGCCAAAATGTGAAGTATagaatagtaatattacatgctttcctaaaggaaaaaaaagaaaaaagaatgataaCAAAGGTAGCTCTCTGATATATTCTCACTAGACAGAGAACATATTTAATCCATTGAAAATATAACAAACTTTATAACGATCTCGTCATATTGATGTATGGATATATGTACTGAGACTTGTTTATGCTGGCTTACAATATTATAATCTTATCTTTTTTGTACACGTTACATTAAAGAATTATAACACTTGTAAAGAAAACTCGGAggtgttataaaattatatgaacTAAGTAACAATTTTGTTTTACTAACGTGTtcatttttttagaaatataacTTCAAGTTCTTTTTTTACTTATTGTATTTGGTTTACATAATGTATGTATAGTATCCTATTTGGATGTATTGTTCAgtatattaattgtattaatgTATAATGACATTACAAGTATTAATGCAAGTTTGATAGTCAGATTCCGATACATATGTAGAAAATGACAGAATCGTGTTTGTTGACGTTTCTGTTCATTAAGTGATTCATATTGTCTGTATAAAATGCTCTACTAATAAATCAGGATCAAATACAAGATGTAAAAGGTATATCGGAAAAAATAGTACCTTTTTCTGGCATATCTTACATTCAATGTTCCTAAAAAGGAGCAACATTATTGCATAACACATTTTTAGTGACATTTTCTTCTGTCACATATTTCAAAAGGAACAGGAGATATGCACTTATAAATTGTTCTCATTATtcataaatatgaaacaaaagttGAAAACTGGAAAATAATAACATCACAATGATAATGTAACagaatattattcaaatatttgaataatgttTGTTGCGATAATGATACTGATCACTGTGAGCAACTTTCGTTTGATATTTAGCGATTGCAGTAATTTAAGCtgcatatattaaataaaagatgttAAAATTAGATAATACAAAGAAGAGTCTGTAACATTCCCAATAATCACTTcactttcattaaaattatataacgaatGAAAATGTAGATTGAAAAATGTATCTAATACCGTTCTGCAAAAAAgataataatgtaattgtatcatTGTTTGAATATTgtggattaaaataaaatattagtaaatttagaaataaatataccaaAATTGGTTGTTAATTAcacgaatatacatatacatgatcAAAATCACATGTCTGTAATGTTGAAAGTCAGTATAAAATGTGAGACATTTGTcgctattaaatttatttcaataaacaaCTGTATGAATTGAATACACAGtttacattaattttatattcctATATATATTTCTGTCTAGAATTTTTTTCACAGGTACTTCTATGTCAAATGCGactagatttttttttattaagaaaaagaatttattttaaaaagttctcgttgataaaagaattaattatttttgtttgaaaaaaaatatatttttgttttatatatgtgtacatatactCCTATATCAAAGGTGAccagattttttaattaaaaaaaagaatttattaaaaaaaattctcgTTTATaagagaattaattatttttgttcgaaaagtaatatatttacgttttatgtatgtatacatatatcctATTAGCACAATATTTATCTATTCAGTCAGCAGGTGATATTTGTGAATCATATATACGAATACtcaatgaattttcaaaatcaattttcttggaaatagaatcttctcctttctttttttttttcttggaaGCATcaacaaaattcttttttcaCTTCTTTTGTAGGACAAATTGGTATTGTCCCATCTAGCATAATATTTTGCGggataaatattctatatattaatcATTTTACACATATTAAAAAGGAagtttatttctaattttacaaaaattacaacagatttatttattaattacaacaGACTATAGTTCGTATATACGTCCACATTTAAACTTTTTTATTGTTCGTTCGGTAGGTCTTATAGAAAGATCTTTTCCAAAGAATTCcaattttatgttttttaaataaatatttataataacattatctTTAGGTATTGCTGAAAATAAACATGAATTAATGATAGGACAaaggaataataataaagtGTGAGACATAAAAAGGAAtagaaaaagtataaaatataaattatatacttcGCATAATATTATCTCTTCCAcaaattctgaaaatattttttgtatcttgAACTACAATGCCATTTAATCCAACCAAACTAGGACATTTTGATCCAACAATGGAAATTTCAGCACCATGAAAATCTGCTTTAATTAACTGTTGATTAACATATTCCCAATTTGGATCTGTAGAATCTTttggaatattattaaaaaacttgGAGCCGAGTACTTGTTCCATATAATTTAGCCATAACTGATTTAATGGTAATAAGGCTGTATATTTCATATCACTTTTGCAACTAATCTTACGTAAACCAAGCTGCATTCGTTTCCTACTAGTTAATAACTTTCCTTGACATCGTTTTTTCTtgttccatttatttttatGCTTAGCAAAAATTAGTGactgtaaaataattataatcatgtcataaattaaatttctggTAATTAATATGAGTGTTCAATACATCAAATTTTattagtaatacgatataattcttattcatttattcatttattatatatttatattctatatatatattttttttattattattataccttTCTTAACTCATCTGCTACCGAACCAATATCAGAGGAAGGCAATgcattttgtagaaaattcgtGATATATTGTTCACTATTTTCACATGTACTAATTTGTTTTGTTATACTTTTAGGTAATGTTAAACATATGCTTTCTGTAAcagttaaaataattaatcatgaTAATATTAGTAGCATATATTAACTAaccttttaattaataaatacgtaCGATTTATTTGTGCCATTATcagtaataacaataatagaaatgaGTTAATCAAAGtagatttattttactttatcaaATTATAATAGATGAATTACAAAACGTAAACACAAAGTACTATTGGCgttaatatattgtatttccaGTTCTTTCCTCAAAATTTCTggcgtatattatattattttttagcaAATTATCTTTAGATTAGGTgactagaaaaatatttttttaggttaatttaaattcaaacatGTTTAACTAATATTatgatatgtaaatataatgatatatttctGTATTGACTTAATTATGTCAATATATATATCACTACATATTTTCTTCCTAAAATCTATGAAATTTGAATCAAGAAATCTGCGAAAACGAGACAGCACAAATTTCAGGACACGTAAATGAATACAGCTAAATAAAATAACGGTTCATTTACTCGTAAGTAAGTAAAGATTATAAGTTCTTTATGTATTAgaaattgaagaagaagaaaagttaTCAGACATCTATGTAAAGAATGCAAATTTAGCCTTTCTTTCATAAACTTATAAGTAGGACGATTTATCTACTTTCACCGTGTGTTATAAGATTGTTTGTGTATATGTGTGGACCAATTTTAAAgagtaaatatttaaagataaggTTTACattttttctgtttattataCATCTAtttaacttatatattttttaacattatttatatcgttatataaagtATTCTAACAATCAGGAGGTATAGTTATATAGTTGGCAAGGAATGTTTCTAAATGTTACTTTTATGATTCTACGTGACAagcaagtcgaaaatatagaatacaatttgTTTATATGACtccgttttcgaaaaaatcgagtttgaaaatttgtcaagccTAGAAGCATACTTGAAGTTTAATTCCGTATTGAAGAGAACACATAAACTGAACAGTTGACAGGAGGTTACTTTACGGGCGAAGATAGgtcaaaaatgtagaataaaattttttcataggatgctttatttgtttccaagaaaataacatttgaaaatttatctagTACGCGTGTTCTCCACCAATTCTTAACTAAATACGTTCAAAGTTccaaattttatctttttcttggattacaaataaattaaaagcttTTGATCGATTCAAAGTTCAAATTCTATTTTCCTGAAAcggaaaaattttgttttacattttttatttattttcgtctATAGAATAACTTCCTACTGATTACTTACTCATACCGTcggtaattaaacaaatttacatatgttaaacaaattttcacATTTGATTTTATTGAAAGCGAAGTGCCatatcaaaaaattttattttacatttttgatttattttttcaagAGTAGAATCAATCACTTTTTTCGATTGTACCATGCTTATTGGCACACCTTGTATATTGCACTTAAAGATATAATTCGGAAAATCACGAAAAGATAAGCCTTATTTGTACGCTAATTCTGTAATGCACAGATGAATGTAAATGAAATAACGCTTGAAATAACATCTTGAACGTCaaataaatatgttaaaaaatagatcaattttattgtattaagaACAGGCCGATACTCtatttattaaagtaatatttctccagtaatatacaaattaagaaCGTAACTAGGTATATCTTGTTGATCTTAGAATCGAAAGTTAGAAACTTTGAGAGAGGAAGACATTAAAGAAAAAAGTTAAAGAAAGAAACTAGAAATTTAGCAGTGTAGTCTACTTACTGACTACTTGAGTCGAAAGTCGTCGACAATCGTGGCATGTATGGACGGACCGTGTCTGTAATCGTGGCTCGGTATAAATGTATAGTGTCAAATTAACCATGTTGAAACGCATATTTGACATCGTAGAAAtcaattgaaaataataaaaaatggtgTCATTAATAAAAAAGCAACTATTGAAACATTTATCAAGGTATTTACACGCTAAGctgttaaataaatttcattattaattacacagtataattaaaaattgtaccaCCCTTAATTAAGTAGAACAAGGAAGTTATAATTGtggacaattttatttattttgttaattaccGTTATTATTGTTATCCTTAAATTATTAGTCGTATTTTTTCGTATTTATCTACAATTATTAACGTAATTGTTAACATGACAAGTCttagataattatttaaaattacaatataaataaaaattttatcttaTGTCTGCATTATGAACAGATTtcaatatgttatatataaatttacagaaaataaatctattgtaaaaaagaaatatgccATTGTATTTTATTCACAATATGATGTTTATgtgcatttatttaaatttatagatTTACCAAGAACTTATCtgctgataaaataaatttaagtgCATTTAAAGGTGAAGGTGAACTGACAAACTTAGAACTTGATGAAATAGTTTTAACTGATTTGTTAGAATTGCCGTCATGGCTTAGATTAACAAATGCTTGGTGCAATAAAGTTTCATTTCGTATACAATGGACCAAATTAAGAAGTGTTCCTATTTTTTTGGTAAATAACAACTGtctatttatacatattaattatgtacatttttatatattcatttttttaacTATTTGTCAATATACTTTACCAT
This region includes:
- the LOC100645104 gene encoding clathrin heavy chain, with amino-acid sequence MTQLLPIRFQEHLQLTAVGINANNVSFNTLTMESDKFICVREKVGDTAQVVIIDMNDSANPIRRPISADSAIMNPASKVIALKAMKTLQIFNIEMKSKMKAHTMTEDVVFWKWISLNTLALVTETAVYHWSMEGESTPNKMFDRHSSLNGCQIINYRTDPKQTWLLLIGISAQHNRVVGAMQLYSVERKCSQPIEGHAASFAQFKMEGNAEPSNLFCFAVRTVQGAKLHIIEVGQPPAGNHPFPKKAVDVFFPPEAGNDFPVAMQVSSKYDVIYLITKYGYIHMYDIESATCIFMNRISGETIFVTAPHEASGGIIGVNRKGQVLSVSVDEENIIPYINGVLQNSELALRMAVRNNLSGAEDLFVKKFNLLFQNGQYAEAAKVAANAPKGILRTPATIQRFQQVPTTQGQTSPLLQYFGILLDQGQLNKYESLELCRPVLVQGRKQLLEKWLKEDKLECSEELGDLVKQADPTLALSVYLRANVPNKVIQCFAETGQFQKIVLYAKKVSYTPDYIFLLRNVMRINPDQGVAFAQMLVQDDEPLADINQIVDIFMEQNMVQQCTAFLLDALKNNRPSEGALQTRLLEMNLMSAPQVADAILGNQMFTHYDRAHIAQLCEKAGLLQRALEHYTDLYDIKRAVVHTHLLSPDWLVGFFGTLSVEDSLECLKAMLTANIRQNLQICIQIATKYHEQLTTKALIDLFESFKSYEGLFYFLGSIVNFSQDQEVHFKYIQAACKTGQIKEVERICRESNCYNPERVKNFLKEAKLSDQLPLIIVCDRFDFVHDLVLYLYRNNLQKYIEIYVQKVNPSRLPVVVGGLLDVDCSEDIIKNLILVVRGQFSTDELVEEVEKRNRLKLLLPWLESRVHEGCVEPATHNALAKIYIDSNNNPERFLKENQFYDSRVVGKYCEKRDPHLACIAYERGQCDRELISVCNENSLFKSEARYLVRRRDPDLWAEVLLESNPYKRPLIDQVVQTALSETQDPEDISVTVKAFMTADLPNELIELLEKIVLDSSVFSDHRNLQNLLILTAIKADRTRVMEYINRLDNYDAPDIANIAINNELYEEAFAIFKKFDVNTSAIQVLIEQVNNLDRAYEFAERCNEPPVWSQLARAQLQQGLVKEAIDSFIKADDPSAYVDVVETTHRTSHWEDLVRYLQMARKKARESFIESELIYAYARTNRLADLEEFISGPNHADIQKIGDRCFDDKMYDAAKLLYNNVSNFARLAITLVHLKEFQGAVDSARKANSTRTWKEVCFACVDSGEFRLAQMCGLHIVVHADELEDLINYYQDRGHFEELINLLEAALGLERAHMGMFTELAILYSKYKPQRMREHLELFWSRVNIPKVLRAAEQAHLWAELVFLYDKYEEYDNAVLAMMQHPTEAWREGHFKDVITKVANVELYYKAIQFYVEYKPLLLNDILLVLAPRMDHTRAVAYFKRTGHLQLVKPYLRSVQALNNKAINEALNGLLIDEEDYQGLRTSIDAFDNFDNIALAQQLEKHELIEFRRIAAYLYKGNNRWKQSVELCKKDRLFRDAMEYAAESRNPEVAQELLEWFLERGSKDCFAACLFHCYDLLHPDVILELAWRHRILHFAMPYLIQVAREYITKVDKLEEAESRRMEETDHQEHKPMIMPEPQLMLTAGPGMMAPGYAPQGVYGAPPQGVYAPPAAAYQAYGM
- the LOC100645474 gene encoding ribonuclease P protein subunit p29 isoform X2 translates to MAQINQSICLTLPKSITKQISTCENSEQYITNFLQNALPSSDIGSVADELRKSLIFAKHKNKWNKKKRCQGKLLTSRKRMQLGLRKISCKSDMKYTALLPLNQLWLNYMEQVLGSKFFNNIPKDSTDPNWEYVNQQLIKADFHGAEISIVGSKCPSLVGLNGIVVQDTKNIFRICGRDNIMRTIPKDNVIINIYLKNIKLEFFGKDLSIRPTERTIKKFKCGRIYEL
- the LOC100645474 gene encoding ribonuclease P protein subunit p29 isoform X1, whose protein sequence is MSNMRFNMVNLTLYIYTEPRLQTRSVHTCHDCRRLSTQVVKSICLTLPKSITKQISTCENSEQYITNFLQNALPSSDIGSVADELRKSLIFAKHKNKWNKKKRCQGKLLTSRKRMQLGLRKISCKSDMKYTALLPLNQLWLNYMEQVLGSKFFNNIPKDSTDPNWEYVNQQLIKADFHGAEISIVGSKCPSLVGLNGIVVQDTKNIFRICGRDNIMRTIPKDNVIINIYLKNIKLEFFGKDLSIRPTERTIKKFKCGRIYEL